The Pontibacter deserti region GATATGTGAGCGGTGGCAGCTATAGCAGGCCCAGAGCTCCGAAAGAAGATAAGTTGGAAATGATATTCGGCTCCCGCCCGATATTAGAGGCCATGCTGGCCGGCAAAACACTGGAAAAGATATTCCTGCTGCGCGGCACCAAAAACCCGACGACAGACGAAATAATGGCCGAGGCCAAAAAGTTTGATGTGCCTGTGGTAACAGTGCCTATCGAAAAACTGAATAACCTCACACGAAAAAACCATCAGGGAGCTGTTGCTTTTATTTCACCGATCAGGTATATGCCGCTGGATGAGATTGTAACGTCTTTGTTTGAACAAGGTAAAAGCCCGCTGTTACTTATACTTGACAGGATTACCGATGTGCGCAACTTTGGTTCTATCGCCCGTAATGCAGAATGTATGGGAGTGGATGCTATTGTAATTCCAAGCCGTGGTGGTGCGCAGATCAATGCGGATGCCATGAAAACATCGGCTGGCGCGCTA contains the following coding sequences:
- the rlmB gene encoding 23S rRNA (guanosine(2251)-2'-O)-methyltransferase RlmB, which encodes MESRNNRYVSGGSYSRPRAPKEDKLEMIFGSRPILEAMLAGKTLEKIFLLRGTKNPTTDEIMAEAKKFDVPVVTVPIEKLNNLTRKNHQGAVAFISPIRYMPLDEIVTSLFEQGKSPLLLILDRITDVRNFGSIARNAECMGVDAIVIPSRGGAQINADAMKTSAGALNLVPVCREPNLKDTINYLKDYGVQIVACTEKTEDNITDYPVDFSGPTAIIMGSEEDGISPEYLKRADVKLRIPLMGQIGSLNVSVATGIILYEAMSQRFRESGRSK